A DNA window from Clavibacter sepedonicus contains the following coding sequences:
- a CDS encoding TrmH family RNA methyltransferase: MSEPEAPEAAPTHEHSTHGVGPWPGGSDAWPDEPHLDPELLERGDTRNVIDRYRYWRMDAIVADLDQHRHPFHVAIENWQHDMNIGSIVRSANAFAADTVHIVGRRRWNKRGAMVTDRYQHVVHHATIADLVEWARGEGLPIIAIDNVDGSVLLETTRLPERCVLVFGQEGPGLSDEAVAAADMTVAISQFGSTRSINASAAAAVVMHAWVMQHVSFG; this comes from the coding sequence ATGTCGGAGCCCGAGGCGCCGGAGGCGGCGCCCACCCACGAGCACAGCACGCACGGCGTCGGCCCCTGGCCCGGCGGATCCGACGCCTGGCCCGACGAGCCGCACCTGGATCCGGAGCTGCTCGAGCGCGGCGACACCCGCAACGTGATCGACCGCTACCGCTACTGGCGGATGGACGCGATCGTCGCCGACCTCGACCAGCACCGGCACCCGTTCCACGTGGCCATCGAGAACTGGCAGCACGACATGAACATCGGGTCGATCGTGCGGAGCGCCAACGCGTTCGCCGCCGACACCGTGCACATCGTCGGCCGCCGCCGCTGGAACAAGCGCGGCGCGATGGTCACCGACCGGTACCAGCACGTCGTGCACCACGCCACCATCGCCGACCTCGTGGAGTGGGCGCGCGGGGAGGGCCTGCCGATCATCGCGATCGACAACGTCGACGGATCCGTGCTGCTCGAGACCACGCGCCTCCCGGAGCGCTGCGTGCTCGTCTTCGGCCAGGAGGGCCCGGGCCTCAGCGACGAGGCGGTGGCCGCGGCCGACATGACCGTCGCGATCTCGCAGTTCGGATCCACCCGCTCCATCAACGCGTCCGCGGCGGCCGCGGTCGTGATGCACGCGTGGGTGATGCAGCACGTGTCGTTCGGCTGA
- a CDS encoding IS481-like element ISCmi2 family transposase — MTHANAPFTPAGRVRLARLIIEDGWPVRRAAERFQCSPATASRWARRYRAGLPMTDRSSRPHRQPTRTSQRRERRIIALRFTRRWGPHRISYHLRVPRSTVERVLNRYRMPLLEHVDLSTGLPARRSPARRYEHSSPGDLVHVDIKKLGRIPDGGGHRVLGRAAGRRNTPRTGRGYAFLHHAVDDHSRLAYSEILTDERKETAAAFWARANAFFTTAGITVIRVLTDNGSCYRSHAFTEALGSITHKRTRPYRPQTNGKVERFNRTLATEWAYAHPYRTDEARAATYPAWLHHYNHHRPHTGIGGLTPAERVHNLTGNYN; from the coding sequence GTGACTCACGCTAACGCCCCGTTCACTCCCGCGGGCAGGGTTCGGCTTGCCCGGTTGATCATCGAGGACGGGTGGCCGGTCCGGCGTGCGGCGGAGAGGTTCCAGTGCTCGCCGGCGACGGCGTCGAGATGGGCTCGCCGGTATCGGGCCGGGTTGCCGATGACGGACCGCTCATCCCGCCCGCACCGGCAACCGACCCGCACGAGTCAGCGTCGGGAGCGGCGGATCATCGCGCTGAGATTCACTCGCCGGTGGGGCCCGCACCGCATCAGCTATCACCTCCGCGTTCCGCGTTCGACGGTCGAGCGGGTGCTGAACCGGTATCGGATGCCGTTGCTCGAGCACGTCGATCTGAGCACCGGGCTCCCTGCCCGGCGGTCTCCTGCCCGACGCTACGAGCACTCCTCGCCGGGAGATCTGGTCCACGTCGACATCAAGAAGCTCGGCCGCATCCCGGACGGCGGCGGGCACCGAGTCCTCGGCAGAGCGGCCGGCCGGAGGAACACTCCCCGGACCGGGCGGGGATACGCGTTCCTGCACCACGCCGTGGATGACCACTCCCGACTCGCGTACTCCGAGATCCTCACCGACGAGCGCAAGGAGACCGCCGCCGCGTTCTGGGCCCGCGCGAACGCGTTCTTCACCACCGCGGGCATCACCGTGATCCGTGTCCTGACGGACAACGGCTCCTGCTACCGCTCCCACGCCTTCACCGAGGCGCTCGGATCGATCACGCACAAACGCACCCGCCCGTACCGGCCCCAGACGAACGGGAAGGTCGAGCGCTTCAACCGCACCCTCGCCACGGAATGGGCTTACGCCCATCCCTATCGCACCGACGAGGCCCGCGCCGCGACCTACCCTGCCTGGCTGCATCACTACAACCACCACCGCCCCCACACCGGCATCGGCGGACTCACGCCCGCCGAACGCGTTCACAACCTCACTGGGAACTACAACTAG
- the coaA gene encoding type I pantothenate kinase, which translates to MADTATGSPTSHGHVSPFVEIARADWAALAPATHLPLRETELVQLRGIGDRLDMREVEDVYLPLSRLLNLYVTGTKKLHRDTSAFLGERAKSTPFIIGVAGSVAVGKSTVARLLREMLARWDDTPRVELVTTDGFLHPNAELERRGLMERKGFPESYDRRALLRFVTQVKSGVPEVRAPFYSHLAYDIVPGAEVVVRQPDVLIIEGLNVLQPAASGAKLAVSDLFDFSIYVDARTHDIAQWYEERFLSLQRGAFSNPRSYFHRYAELSPAEAVARARGIWSAINEPNLEQNIRPTRSRATLVLRKDADHSVANVLLRKL; encoded by the coding sequence ATGGCCGACACCGCGACGGGATCCCCGACGAGCCACGGCCACGTCTCCCCGTTCGTCGAGATCGCCCGCGCCGACTGGGCGGCCCTCGCCCCCGCCACGCACCTCCCGCTGCGGGAGACCGAGCTGGTGCAGCTGCGCGGCATCGGCGACCGCCTCGACATGCGCGAGGTGGAGGACGTCTACCTCCCGCTCAGCCGACTGCTCAACCTCTACGTCACGGGCACGAAGAAGCTGCACCGGGACACGAGCGCGTTCCTCGGCGAGCGCGCGAAGAGCACGCCGTTCATCATCGGCGTCGCGGGATCCGTGGCCGTCGGCAAGTCGACCGTCGCCCGGCTCCTCCGCGAGATGCTCGCGCGCTGGGACGACACCCCGCGCGTCGAGCTCGTGACGACCGACGGCTTCCTGCACCCCAACGCGGAGCTCGAGCGCCGGGGCCTCATGGAGCGGAAGGGCTTCCCCGAGTCGTACGACCGGCGGGCGCTCTTGCGGTTCGTCACGCAGGTCAAGAGCGGGGTGCCCGAGGTGCGCGCGCCGTTCTACTCGCACCTCGCGTACGACATCGTCCCCGGCGCCGAGGTCGTCGTGCGCCAGCCGGACGTGCTCATCATCGAGGGGCTCAACGTGCTCCAGCCGGCGGCATCGGGCGCCAAGCTCGCCGTGAGCGACCTCTTCGACTTCTCGATCTACGTCGACGCCCGCACCCACGACATCGCGCAGTGGTACGAGGAGCGGTTCCTCAGCCTCCAGCGCGGGGCGTTCAGCAACCCGCGCTCCTACTTCCACCGGTACGCGGAGCTCAGCCCGGCCGAGGCGGTGGCGCGCGCACGCGGCATCTGGTCGGCCATCAACGAGCCGAACCTCGAGCAGAACATCCGCCCCACCCGGTCGCGCGCGACGCTCGTGCTGCGGAAGGACGCGGACCACTCGGTCGCGAACGTCCTGCTGCGCAAGCTCTGA
- the glmS gene encoding glutamine--fructose-6-phosphate transaminase (isomerizing), which yields MCGIVGYVGESKSLEVLLGGLRRLEYRGYDSAGVAVLDADGTLGVRKRAGKLDRLLEDLEASPLPNGSTGIGHTRWATHGGPTDRNAHPHLGDDGKLALIHNGIIENFAELKDDLLADGYTFESDTDTEVAARLLGREYGITQDLEQAFRNTVSRLEGAFTLLAVHRDQPGLVVGARRNSPLVIGLGDGENFLGSDVAAFVEFTRRAVAIGQDQMVAIRPDSVTVTDFHGAPVETHEFEIAWDASASEKGGWSSFMAKEISEGPDAVANTLRGRIVDGVVVLPDLDAIGEVDLADISRIVIVACGTAAYSGILGKYAIEKWARVPVEVELAHEFRYRDPVLDATTLVISISQSGETMDTLLAVRYAREAGARVLSICNTQGATIPRESEAVVYTHAGPEVAVASTKAFVAQVAALYLFGLHLARIRGTLSADEIVANTEELLAVPEKLATVVEQGERISQLAKWMADTRAVLFLGRNVGFPVALEGALKLKELAYIHAEGFAAGELKHGPIALIEPGQPVFVIVPSPVHQLALHKKVISNIEEIRARGARVIAIAEQGDAFVLPHADEVIPIPLAAPLFEPLLAVTPLQIFAMELAAAKGLDVDQPRNLAKSVTVE from the coding sequence ATGTGCGGAATCGTGGGATACGTCGGTGAGTCCAAGAGCCTCGAGGTGCTCCTCGGGGGGCTGCGGAGGCTGGAGTACCGCGGATACGACTCCGCGGGCGTCGCGGTGCTCGACGCCGACGGCACGCTCGGCGTCCGCAAGCGCGCCGGCAAGCTCGACCGCCTGCTCGAGGACCTCGAGGCGTCGCCGCTGCCGAACGGATCCACCGGCATCGGCCACACGCGCTGGGCCACGCACGGCGGCCCCACCGACCGCAACGCGCACCCGCACCTGGGCGACGACGGCAAGCTCGCGCTCATCCACAACGGGATCATCGAGAACTTCGCGGAGCTCAAGGACGACCTCCTCGCGGACGGCTACACCTTCGAGAGCGACACGGACACGGAGGTCGCCGCGCGCCTCCTCGGCCGCGAGTACGGCATCACGCAGGACCTGGAGCAGGCGTTCCGCAACACCGTGAGCCGGCTGGAGGGCGCGTTCACGCTCCTCGCCGTGCACCGCGACCAGCCCGGACTCGTCGTCGGCGCCCGCCGCAACTCCCCGCTCGTCATCGGGCTGGGCGACGGCGAGAACTTCCTCGGATCCGACGTCGCCGCGTTCGTGGAGTTCACGCGCCGCGCGGTCGCCATCGGCCAGGACCAGATGGTCGCCATCCGCCCCGACTCCGTCACGGTCACCGACTTCCACGGCGCGCCCGTGGAGACGCACGAGTTCGAGATCGCGTGGGACGCCTCCGCCAGCGAGAAGGGCGGCTGGTCGAGCTTCATGGCGAAGGAGATCAGCGAGGGCCCGGATGCGGTGGCCAACACCCTCCGCGGCCGCATCGTCGATGGCGTCGTCGTGCTGCCCGACCTCGACGCGATCGGCGAGGTCGACCTCGCGGACATCTCGCGCATCGTCATCGTCGCGTGCGGCACGGCCGCCTACTCCGGCATCCTCGGCAAGTACGCCATCGAGAAGTGGGCGCGCGTCCCCGTGGAGGTCGAGCTCGCGCACGAGTTCCGCTACCGCGACCCCGTGCTCGACGCGACGACGCTCGTCATCTCCATCAGCCAGTCCGGCGAGACCATGGACACGCTGCTGGCCGTCCGCTACGCCCGCGAGGCCGGCGCCCGCGTCCTCTCCATCTGCAACACGCAGGGCGCCACCATCCCCCGCGAGTCCGAGGCCGTCGTCTACACGCACGCGGGTCCCGAGGTCGCGGTCGCGTCGACGAAGGCGTTCGTCGCGCAGGTCGCCGCGCTGTACCTCTTCGGACTGCACCTCGCGCGCATCCGCGGAACGCTGTCGGCCGACGAGATCGTCGCGAACACCGAGGAGCTGCTCGCCGTGCCGGAGAAGCTCGCCACGGTCGTGGAGCAGGGCGAGAGGATCAGCCAGCTCGCGAAGTGGATGGCCGACACGCGCGCCGTGCTCTTCCTCGGCCGCAACGTCGGGTTCCCGGTCGCGCTCGAGGGTGCGCTGAAGCTCAAGGAGCTCGCCTACATCCACGCCGAGGGCTTCGCCGCGGGCGAGCTCAAGCACGGGCCCATCGCGCTCATCGAGCCGGGGCAGCCCGTCTTCGTGATCGTGCCGAGCCCCGTGCACCAGCTCGCGCTGCACAAGAAGGTCATCTCCAACATCGAGGAGATCCGCGCGCGCGGCGCCCGGGTCATCGCGATCGCCGAGCAGGGCGACGCGTTCGTCCTGCCGCACGCCGACGAGGTCATCCCGATCCCGCTCGCCGCGCCGCTGTTCGAGCCGCTGCTGGCCGTCACGCCGCTGCAGATCTTCGCCATGGAGCTCGCCGCCGCAAAGGGGCTCGACGTCGACCAGCCGCGCAACCTCGCCAAGTCCGTCACCGTCGAGTGA
- a CDS encoding holo-ACP synthase codes for MIRGIGVDVVDVARFARSAERTPGLVPRLFAPAERSLPTRSLAARFAAKEALIKALGGPGGISWQDMEVVRDAHGDPSFQVGGAVARVAAARGVTRIHLSMSHDAGLATAFVVTEGEGA; via the coding sequence GTGATCAGGGGCATCGGCGTCGACGTGGTCGACGTGGCGCGCTTCGCCCGGAGCGCCGAGCGCACTCCGGGTCTCGTGCCGCGCCTGTTCGCGCCCGCCGAGCGGTCCCTGCCCACGCGCTCGCTGGCGGCGAGGTTCGCGGCCAAGGAGGCGCTCATCAAGGCGCTCGGCGGACCCGGCGGCATCAGCTGGCAGGACATGGAGGTCGTCCGCGACGCCCACGGCGACCCGTCGTTCCAGGTGGGCGGGGCCGTCGCGCGGGTCGCGGCCGCGCGTGGGGTGACGCGGATCCACCTGAGCATGAGCCACGACGCCGGCCTCGCGACCGCGTTCGTCGTGACCGAGGGGGAGGGCGCATGA
- the alr gene encoding alanine racemase encodes MTDEATVQVPAALRREARIDLGAISTNVRTLRAAAGAPLVMAVVKADGYGHGAVASARAALAGGADRLGVVDIREALALRAAGIEAPILTWMHAPYADFATAIEAGIDLGLNSLRQVREAAEAARRVGRTAEVHLKVDTGLGRNGVTPAEWPGVVAEVAALVAEGRIHLGGVFSHLANAGEDEDRAQVRAFHEAVDVVRAAGLEPGIRHLAATAGALRVPEARLDMVRLGIGIYGISPLDGVTSADLGLVPAMTLVGSVVAVKRVPADTGVSYGYTYRTTSATTLALVSLGFADGVPRLASNRAPVAIHGARFRVSGRIAMDQFVVDVGDGVVDGRPVAVGDDAVLFGDPATGAPSVEEWAEATGTIGYEIVARVAGRVTRRHSA; translated from the coding sequence ATGACCGACGAGGCGACCGTCCAGGTCCCCGCCGCGCTCCGCCGCGAGGCGCGCATCGACCTCGGGGCGATCTCGACGAACGTGCGCACGCTGCGTGCCGCGGCGGGCGCGCCGCTCGTGATGGCGGTGGTCAAGGCCGACGGCTACGGGCACGGCGCGGTCGCGTCGGCGCGCGCCGCGCTCGCGGGCGGTGCCGACCGGCTCGGCGTGGTCGACATCCGTGAGGCGCTCGCTCTGCGGGCGGCCGGGATCGAGGCGCCGATCCTCACCTGGATGCACGCGCCCTACGCCGACTTCGCGACCGCGATCGAGGCCGGCATCGACCTCGGGCTCAACAGCCTGCGCCAGGTGCGCGAGGCCGCGGAGGCCGCGCGTCGCGTGGGCCGCACCGCGGAGGTGCACCTCAAGGTCGACACCGGCCTCGGCCGCAACGGCGTGACCCCGGCGGAGTGGCCGGGCGTCGTCGCCGAGGTCGCGGCGCTCGTCGCGGAGGGCCGGATCCACCTCGGCGGCGTCTTCAGCCACCTCGCCAACGCGGGCGAGGACGAGGACCGGGCGCAGGTCCGCGCGTTCCACGAGGCCGTCGACGTCGTCCGGGCCGCGGGGCTCGAGCCGGGGATCCGCCACCTGGCCGCCACCGCCGGAGCGCTGCGCGTACCCGAGGCGCGCCTCGACATGGTGCGCCTCGGGATCGGGATCTACGGCATCTCGCCGCTCGACGGCGTCACCTCGGCCGACCTCGGCCTCGTGCCGGCGATGACGCTCGTCGGCAGCGTCGTCGCCGTCAAGCGCGTGCCCGCCGACACGGGCGTCTCCTACGGCTACACGTACCGCACCACCAGCGCGACCACCCTCGCGCTCGTCTCGCTCGGGTTCGCCGACGGCGTGCCCCGGCTCGCGAGCAACCGCGCGCCCGTCGCGATCCACGGCGCGCGCTTCCGCGTGAGCGGCCGGATCGCCATGGACCAGTTCGTGGTCGACGTGGGCGACGGCGTCGTCGACGGCCGGCCCGTCGCGGTGGGCGACGACGCCGTCCTGTTCGGGGATCCCGCGACGGGCGCCCCCTCGGTGGAGGAGTGGGCCGAGGCGACCGGCACCATCGGCTACGAGATCGTCGCGCGCGTCGCCGGCCGCGTGACCCGGAGGCACTCCGCATGA